From Hippoglossus stenolepis isolate QCI-W04-F060 chromosome 4, HSTE1.2, whole genome shotgun sequence, a single genomic window includes:
- the LOC118106249 gene encoding olfactory receptor 52B2 yields the protein MDNRSFGFMSELTLDTFRIPHGGKYPIFLLGIMIYLFGIICNLVLLTLIVTQRNLHKPMYFILFSLPLNDLIGISAMLPKVLSDIVTETNKVYYPLCVLQAFLLHMYGGGILFILAVMSFDRYVAICMPLRYTSVMTPGVLICIICLVWGLDFVLNLSLFCLQTRLPRCRSVVMNVFCDNPSLLKLTCENTTVNNIIGLFNTAVMQAVSLSVQAFSYVKILITCVLTRRSEAKSKAVNTCVAQMVILVIFEITGTFTILSHRFKNISADLQKIMGMLIFLVPPLLNPIVYGLYTSEIRSTLLRVLKKRVSI from the coding sequence ATGGACAACAGATCGTTCGGGTTCATGTCTGAGTTGACCCTGGACACCTTTCGCATTCCACATGGAGGGAAGTACCCCATATTCCTGCTGGGTATCATGATTTACTTATTTGGCATCATTTGCAACCTGGTCTTGTTGACTTTGATCGTTACGCAGAGGAACCTTCACAAACCCATGTACTTCATCCTGTTCAGTCTTCCTCTCAATGACCTGATCGGTATCTCTGCCATGCTGCCAAAAGTCCTGTCAGACATCGTCACAGAGACGAACAAGGTTTATTACCCGCTGTGTGTTTTACAAGCGTTCTTGCTCCACATGTACGGTGGAGGGATTTTGTTTATTCTCGCGGTGATGTCATTCGATCGCTACGTGGCCATCTGCATGCCGCTGCGTTACACCTCTGTCATGACCCCCGGGGTTCTTATCTGTATCATCTGTCTTGTGTGGGGTCTCGACTTTGTCTTGAACCTGTCACTGTTCTGTTTGCAGACCCGACTCCCGAGGTGCAGGTCTGTCGTCATGAACGTGTTCTGCGATAATCCGTCTCTGCTGAAGCTCACGTGCGAAAACACCACGGTCAATAACATCATCGGCCTGTTCAACACGGCTGTCATGCAAGCTGTGAGTCTGTCCGTTCAGGCCTTTTCCTACGTGAAGATTCTCATCACGTGCGTGCTCACCAGGAGGTCCGAGGCCAAGTCCAAGGCCGTCAACACGTGCGTCGCACAGATGGTCATACTGGTCATATTCGAGATCACGGGAACTTTCACAATTTTATCTCACAGATTCAAAAACATCTCGGCCGACTTGCAAAAGATTATGGGCATGCTGATATTCCTTGTGCCCCCACTTCTGAATCCTATCGTGTACGGGCTGTACACCAGTGAAATAAGAAGCACACTCCTGAGAGTCTTAAAGAAAAGAGTTTCCATATAA
- the LOC118106732 gene encoding putative gustatory receptor clone PTE03, protein MYTNVSSSVLLSLAPLGISDASIYPAFVFGTITYLLIMFFNLLVLAAIVVSKKLHKPMFILLFNLPITDMMGATAFFPHLIYSIVTQDRQISQPACITQAFLIHFYGGGNLLILSSMAYDRYVAICCPLRYNAVMTPHNLIKIITSIWLITFSTVVALILLLARFKMCKTHVVDLFCNNPSLLKLVCDDIRVNNSYGLVIMCLIQGGTLGIIIYTYLQILRTCVMTNHPDARRKAIQTCGSHLVVFLLLEFNSVITLIAHRIESASPYMRRVLGVSVVIFPPFFDPIIYGLKITELKQSIKRFLRRSVVSIKG, encoded by the coding sequence ATGTATACAAATGTGTCGTCTTCTGTTTTACTGTCACTGGCACCACTGGGTATATCTGATGCAAGCATATACCCAGCCTTTGTGTTTGGGACTATAACGTATCTGTTAATCATGTTTTTCAACTTGTTGGTGTTAGCAGCTATTGTTGTGAGTAAAAAGCTGCACAAGCCCATGTTCATCCTGCTGTTCAACCTGCCGATTACCGACATGATGGGAGCCACGGCTTTTTTCCCTCATCTCATTTACAGCATAGTGACTCAGGACAGACAGATTTCCCAGCCCGCGTGTATAACTCAGGCTTTCCTCATTCACTTCTACGGCGGGGGGAACCTTCTGATCTTGAGCTCCATGGCGTACGACAGGTACGTCGCCATTTGTTGTCCTCTGAGGTACAACGCTGTCATGACTCCACATAACTTAATTAAAATCATCACTTCAATATGGCTCATTACTTTCTCGACCGTCGTCGCGTTGATTTTGTTGCTCGCGCGGTTCAAAATGTGCAAGACGCACGTAGTGGATTTGTTCTGCAACAATCCGTCATTACTGAAACTGGTGTGTGACGACATCAGAGTGAACAACTCCTACGGACTGGTGATCATGTGCTTGATTCAAGGTGGAACTCTGGGAATAATAATATACACATATCTACAGATTTTACGCACGTGTGTCATGACCAATCATCCAGATGCTCGGAGGAAAGCCATCCAGACGTGTGGCTCGCATTTGGTGGTTTTCCTGCTCTTAGAGTTCAACAGTGTCATTACACTCATTGCTCATCGGATTGAGAGCGCATCGCCGTACATGAGAAGGGTCCTCGGCGTGTCGGTCGTtatatttccccccttttttgaCCCCATCATATATGGATTAAAAATCACAGAACTGAAGCAGAGCATAAAAAGGTTCCTCAGGAGAAGTGTAGTTTCAATCAAGGGGTGA